A window of Podarcis muralis chromosome 10, rPodMur119.hap1.1, whole genome shotgun sequence genomic DNA:
atatattattattatttatacctcgcccatcttgctgagtttccccagccaccctgggcggctctcaatcaagtgttaaaaacaatacagtggtgcctcgcaagacgaaattaattcgttccgcgagttttgtcggcttgcgttttttttcgtcttgcgaagcacggtttcggaaaagttttggaaaagcttcaaaaatcaccaaagtcttcaaaaacctcaaaaaaggccaccacaccgtgtgctatgagttgctcctcgaagtcaagtcgcaactgtattagcggtgttaagaaaaaggaaacaaacttgcaagacgtttccgtcttgcgaagcaagcccatagggaaaattgtcttgcgaagcagctcaaaaaacaaaaaaccctttcgtctagcgagtttcttgtcttgcgaggcattcgtcttgcgaggtaccactgtacagcattaaatattaaaagcttccctaaacagggctgccttcagcatgagactcttaatctcagggttgtgggttcaagtcccgtgttgggcaaaatattcctgcactgcagggaggtaGACTAATGATCCACCTGggcacttccaactctacaattttatgattctatgattatcccAGGCCTTTGGTGTTTTAAACTGGGGGAGGGATTGTTCTGTCATTATTATGTGATTTATTTTTGCGTTTCTGTACTGCAAAGCGCTGTAAATCATaggatcctcagatgaagggcagtatctacattttataaataataatgactGGAAAAAATGCAAGTGTTTGGCTTTTAGAAACCATGTCTTTGAATTGGCTGTAATCAAAACTAGAAAATAAcagaacttttgttttgttttaaagctacTTACTTACAAAGTAGACTTTTTAAAGTTCCCAAGTATGTGCCGGGTGAGAGCCTAGAGGGCACAGAAGCACCCTTACCAGCAAAGTTTGATTGGAGGGACAAGAATGTCGTTACCAGCGTGCGGAATCAAGAAGCGGTAAGTTCCACAGTTGATTTTCTGCCTAATTTTGGACCTGGTACCCTCAAAACTTCAGCAACTAAGATGACAAGAAGATAAGAAAGGcaaattaacacagaaatgaTGTTTTAAAATAGATAGGGGGATGtgctagtgatgtatggaagtgagagctggaccataaagaaggctgattgccgaagaatttatgcttttgaattatggtgctggaggagacacttgagagtcccatgaactgcaagaagatcaaatctatccattctgaaggaaatcagccctgagtgctcactggaaggacagatcctgaagctgagtctccaatactttggccacctcatgagaagagaagactccctggaaaagaccctgatgttgggaaagatggagggcacatggagaaggggacgatagaggacgagatggttggacagtgttctcaaagctaccagcatgagtttgaccaaactgtgggaggcagtggaaggcaggagtgcctggcgtgctctggtccagggggtcatgaagagtcggacacgtctaaacgactaaacaacaacaactaggggGATGTGCAACCTTTTTTGTTCTTTAAGGGTATACAGTATTGTTCAGTAAATGTATGAGTAGCAATTGATAAATCAACAGCTGTTGAATAATGGGAGCTGAACATCAGGAATGGATTGTGAACCAGAGATAAGTGTGTACTATTAAgcagcaaaggggggaaacaggggcACATCTAAGACGAAGAGTGGGAGGTCATCTTGTTTGCATTAAATTTGATTTAATTCGGCATTGATTTGTTTAAAATTTGGGAAAAAATTAATtggcaaaaagaagaaagaaaagataatACAGTGAGTGTTCCAGTTCCCTTTTGAGATGAGAATACATCTGCATTGTTGACACGGCAGTGGTGCATGTTTATAGCACCATTTCTCTGGTTGATATGAACTGGCCTTTTCATTACAGGTAGTAGAAAAGCCGAGTTGAAGCCTCTGCACTTgccgtatttttttaaaaaatccaaccaTGTCTGTCTACAGCTGCTGAAAATAGATGGGATAAGCAAATCTGGAAAGGACTGCAAGACAGATTATTGTATAACTGAGAAATGTGTCATTATTAACTCAATGGGTGTTGCTCAGCTGGCAGAAAGGCTTTTCGATTGTCCTCAAACAGTCGCAAAGccaccctaaatctgctctggaaagttttttgggggagggggccctCTAGAACAGATATAGGGAAGCACAGGGGGACAGGAAATGCCTGAAAATTGCTTCCTTCCCTGTTCCACTGATGGAAGCCTTACTGCCAGTTGAGCAACACCGCAGGATAAAACACTATCTGTATGGAACTATGTGAAAAACaggctattttgaaataaatttgtggGGGAAAAGTATGAAGGGCAACTAATGacgattgtttttctttttctaaataatttttaaattaattttcatttataacaaTCCAACAAAAGCCACATTAATACCAAATTCTAATATGATTAAAAAGCCAATGATCCAataccaaattaaacaattttgAATGACTTCCCGTGCTCTGGATTTCAGGGAATGATGTTCTTATTTCGTCCTGCTCTTAGTTAGTCCAAATACGACAGTTCCGATCTGGATCCTTTATTTTAACAGCCACTGATCTGATGACTGTTCCATATCCATTAATTTTGCAAGGGGAATTTTTATCCTTTAAATTTCTGTGTGAAATGTTTATTTTACATTCATCTTTACGCTTCCTATTGTAATCTATCACCCATCTTTTCCAGTGTGGCGGCTGTTGGGCTTTCAGCGTTGTCAGTGCAGTAGAGTCCGCATACGCAATTAAAGGGAACGTTTTGGAGAACCTCAGCGTGCAGCAGGTTATTGACTGTTCATACGAGAATAAAGGTTGCAGCGGCGGCTCTACGGTTACTGCGCTGAGTTGGCTGAATCAGGTATTCACTTCTTACAAACCCACAGGCTCCGTTAATACGTGACAGTGTTGGGTAAAGAGAAGGCAAATCTCAGACTTGAACAACACTCCCCTCTTGGAGTAGATCAAAGGTTGCGTAGCCCCAAATATTGCCTCCAACTTTTGCCAATTAGATATCTCCAGGGCTGTCATAAGTCAGGCAAGatgggcaatacagtggtacctcgggttaagaactttacctcagaatgagaacagaaatcatgtggcggccacgcaaggccccattagctaaagtggtgcttcaggttaagaacggtttcaggttaagaacggacctccagaacaaattaagttcttaaccagaggtaccactgtagatggtccTGCTCCAGCATCTGCTCATCATGTGACCTCTGTTGAGGCAATATTTCTCCCACCTTGACATAAGTTGAGATCTATAGTACGGCTAGCGGGCTCTCATCTTCCTGCTGTTGGCAGTGCCGTTTTTGCCAATTTTCTACAAGAACAGCTCGAAAATGGCATTTGTTTTGCGcttttgccaaaaaagctcaacatcttcTCTATCCAAATTTTCACTGTTTGGCAACCCTGGGttatttgtaagaaatcaatcttttattGTGGCAattactttggaactccctgcctattgacaacaCGCAGGAGCTCCACTGCACCCACTAAAAGCACATTTGTTTAGAAAAGAAGCCTATCTGGACAcgtagaatgttgacatgtgttttaattcACTTTTAGTTCCTCattggttttaattatttttgaatgtttaaaataGTTGCTTTCAGCTGttcttactgataattttattgttttattcttataagttgctgatttttttttttaaatcaagcaatatatacattttaggaagtaaataaaataatttaaggaGTACAGACTCTGGTGTGACCAAAGCAACTTTCAAGAGCACAAAAATGTGTTGTTATTTAATCACAAGCAACTCGTTTGATACGTCTTCTTGCAGACACGCGTGAAACTGGTGAGAGAGGCGGAGTATTCTTTTAAAGCTGAAACAGGAATGTGCCATTACTTCAGCCGTTCTGATTTTGGAGTTTCAGTCACAGGCTATACCTCTTATGATCTAAGGTAACAACCAgtgagtattcccccccccccaactacccAGTAGATTCACATTCCAAGTGACTATTACGGTTATAAACCTCTTCAGTACCGCACGTGGGGAATCTATGGCCTTCTGGGTGTTGCCGAAAGTACAgctcccataaaggtaaaggaaaaggacccctgaccattaggtccagtcgtggccgactctggggttgcggcgctcatctcactattggccgagggagccggcgtacagcttccgggtcatgtggccagcaggactaagccacttctggcaaactagagcagcgcatggaaatgccgtttaccttcccgccggagcggtacctatttatctacttgcactttgatgtgctttcgaactgctaggttggtaggagcagggaccgagcaacaggagctcaccccgtcacggggattcgaactgctgaccttctgatcggcaagtcctaggctctgtggtttaacccacagtgccacctgcgcccCTACAGCTCCCATAGTCACTGACAaatagccatgctggctgcagagaTGGTATGagttgagagtccaacaacatccagaggattCCAGCTTCTCGTATCTCTACGTATTGAGCATGCATGCTAGAGATGCAAACATGTTTGCTTTAAGAAAACATGGAAACTATCATAACAGACGTTCTTAAGAAAACATGCCtctcatttgtgtgtgtggtttgggagctgcacggtcagggaaaaaacaatgctgtctggggttgtaaagactgcggagagaataattgggtgcactcttcccaccttggatcaaatctatgcttccaggtgccataagaaagctgcagaaatagcgcaggatagtgcacaccctggaaatgatctcttttggcttctgccttctggaagaaggtacagggttctaaagactaggactagccgcctgagaaacagtttctatccaaatgtgattttggttttaaacgcagtgtaaggtagtttctaagggacgcgggtggcactgtgggttaaaccacagcctaggacttgctgatcagaaggtcggcagttcgaatccccgcaatggggtgagctcccgtccctgctcctgccaacctagcagttcaaaagcacgtcaaagtgcaagtagataaataagtacccccctggcgggaaggtaaatagtgtttccgtgcgctgctctggtttgccagaagtggcttattcatgctggccacatgacccggaagctgtatgccacctccctcggccaataaagtgagatgagcgccacaaccccggagtcggccacgactggacctaattgtcaggggtccctttacctttaccatagtttctatgggagtatattgtatttaattacggggtatcagagtttttagggggctaaccaggctgggatagcaggcttgttggttttgaatgtctaatatagatttttttcaatttcattgttctgtatgggacaacgacaataaagattatcgtatcgtctTTTATAGTATTCAGCAGCAGGTTGTtgaagctgcctcccttctggaGTTTCAAAGATCATACATGAATGTTGACATTCCAGGTAGAGAGAGACTTTGACCCCTGGTGCAGCAAATGCGCCCACAGTTCTCATTTCCCTTCCGAATGCAGAGCAGTCATTGACTGCAGAGCAGGATGACTTGTCAATGCAAGAGGATGCACAGAAAGTGTTTTTAACTTCCACGACCGGGCTTGTACTGCTTGTGTTTCTTTTGCAATGTGTGCCCTGCTTTTCTCACTTGAGAATGGTTTACAAATAGCTTTAGAAATAAGAGAGTGGTATCCAACTGGTTTTTCTCCATTGGGGGAAGGCATCCATTGGCAGGGTGGAAGGGGAGATGATCTTTGCAGATTGGAGGGTGGGCAGAGGCTACAGGAAGAGGTGTATCTACTGGCAAGATGTCTTCCCACAGCAAACTGAGCACCACAGGTACTATTCTAGCTATAACACTGGCAAACAAGTGGTCcgatctgaaaaatacaaatatttaggttacaaaactaaaaataaagataatttaagtttgcaaaacaataattaccatgtggttagggtagatcaacgtgtcaCGTGTCCACTTgtccccagtgtaaatatgacatatcggcaaaagttggaaattgaaagataactatagcatgtacatgaaaatcgatttcagatttgaaatcagcattcaaagaacatataagaacagttgaaaaatcttacgcaaaagaaaatggaaaaaaattgtTCCCCAGTATACTGTGTATCCCAAGGGAATGCATTTGtttgcatacctccaactgtacatagatatgcatgtcattttcaatgctatacatgtcatgttcaatgctatacaagtcacttacatttatactcatattgtactactttggctacgtgtttaataaaatattaaattctTGCActgtgaaaaacaaagattatggtgaaagtgaaaaacatgaattgcaaaaaGCCTAGATCTTACAGGGAAAAAaacaacttcagatatgaaatcagcatGTTGAATttaggttagaacaactgcaTGTTTCAACGCGACAAAAATTTTGTTCCCCAGTGTGAGGAAAAAATAAGGTCATGGCGCAAAATGTGATTCTTGTCAGATGAATAGACTTCTCTAAAGGCTGGCTTACCGTGAGGGCGGTTCCCAAGTAGCATGATACACAAAACCGTGAAAGAGTTCTTCATTGAAACCACCCTTGTTGAAACTGCCAGTTTCACTAGCTGTAAAATAAcataaatagggttgccatatttcaaaaagtgaaaatctgggcacAAAGTTGCCTGGACACTTCTGAGAAGGGTTGCCATACACTCAGGTTTCCCTGGATAATTTCAACAGTTCCGCTCAGACACTGTTTTTGATGGACAAGTCCTGAATGTGTCCAGGAAACTCCAGAAGTATGGTGGGCCCCAACATACCAATACTACTCTGAATAACTTCTGCTTAGTACAGCAAGTTTATTTCCTGTACTATAGACTGACTTCTGCAACCTAAGGGGCCGGATACCTGCCAAACAGAAGGTGCTCAGCAGTTGGTTGGTTTCGAACTATTTTGATGCTAGACTGAATTCTGACCCTGAGGGACTGGGACTATTCTTCTTACCTTGCAGTGGCCATGAAGACGAAATGATGAGGATGCTAGTTAAATATGGGCCTTTGCCAGTAATTGTAGACGCAATCAGCTGGCAGGATTATCTTGGGGGCATCATCCAGTATCACTGCTCCAGTGGAGAAGCAAATCACGCTGTTATAGTTACTGGTTATGACACGACAGGTGAGATTTCAACcaccaattttttattattatgtttctcatggtaaatctttattggtttaaaatacagaTGTAAATGATCGTTTACAACAAAGGTAAATATAGAAAAATTCAATACAGAAGAAAAAACATCATGACAGAGTAAGAAAAaaagttgaaaaagaaaagaaagacgaATGATTATTAACGTAGCAGTTTAGAGAAAGCCACTTCCaccctgcagaggaggtgggattgcGGGTGTCATGGCCCCCCCCCCACGACTGAGGGAATCCCCGACCacatcaccccctggccagccaatcagctggctctgggggcgtggcctgccctatttaacgaAGGCGCGGCCAGGGATCTCCCTTTTTACCCGCCTACCAGTTGTTCCTGGTATTAGTGCCATCACAATATTAGTGCCATCCGAAACACGTCTGCGTTCGCATGGCGGTTTATTCCGTTCACCTGACGTTTCCCCAATTGCTAATTTCAGCCTTTTATCTGAGCTTTCACAAGACCAGAAAGCCACAATCTAGTGGAATATAGTAGAGCTTttgtgctcatttctgtgttaatgggttctggggggggggaatccatttgCAACCCCATTATCACAGAAAATTGCAGGAGTAAAGTGACAAAGTTTGGGGTGGTATTGTGGCatgcatttcctttttctttttaaacagttttattaaagatttcattGTGCAACAAACcattacaaaagttgggtgcctccccctctctctgccaagcggtGGCAAAAGCCTGGGTCCCAGACAATCACCCAGGGTCTGTCTTCCTTTTGAGAActgagacacagcagagactgccGTAGCTTTAATAAATATTCTTTTTCACCTATTCACACcttcagtgtgcatggaggtggtccagatcttacagcatggtcatttaaAAAGGGGTTTGGCCCCACAGCAtagcagccagccttcagccagcctgcccaagatggatacCAGTCTCTCCCCAACCCTGTCTGGTTCACAGACGCCCTGAAGTCCTTCATGGAATCACCTAGGGGTCCATTAACCCCCAGGTTCAGAACCCCTGGTGAATTGCATCAATACAATTTATCACATACTTCTACATATTGAAGTACTATGTGCTAGCTAAGCCAGATTCTTTGTAAAGAATCCGGATTCTGTCTTGTGGCTCTGCTTTTAAGTCTCTCCGTGTCTGTCCAACGAAAGTCATTGAAGTTTGCCGAAGATgtcctaaacaaaacaaaacaaaacttactGAAATTATTTTACAGGTAGCATTCCTTATTGGATTGTTCGAAATTCCTGGGGCACTTCGTGGGGAATAGATGGCTACGTACGCATTAAGATAGGTTCCAATATCTGTGGTAAGTTGAGAAAAAGGCACTGCAGTTGATGCTTCACATTTAGGCCTCCGTATGCGTTCTtccttgggacgcaggtggcgctgtgggttaaagcctcagcacctaggacttgctgatcgaaaggtcggcggttcgaatccctgcggcggggtgcgctcctgtcgttcggtcccagcgcctgccaacctagcagttcgaaagc
This region includes:
- the CTSO gene encoding cathepsin O codes for the protein MKPWLLFSCLLPFLGAGEGRRPGSRHPGSLHPRGSEGTEEAALQESIKRIKHLNSLSSSDNATATYGINKFSHLFPEEFRATYLQSRLFKVPKYVPGESLEGTEAPLPAKFDWRDKNVVTSVRNQEACGGCWAFSVVSAVESAYAIKGNVLENLSVQQVIDCSYENKGCSGGSTVTALSWLNQTRVKLVREAEYSFKAETGMCHYFSRSDFGVSVTGYTSYDLSGHEDEMMRMLVKYGPLPVIVDAISWQDYLGGIIQYHCSSGEANHAVIVTGYDTTGSIPYWIVRNSWGTSWGIDGYVRIKIGSNICGIADEVSAVFV